A window of Nicotiana sylvestris chromosome 8, ASM39365v2, whole genome shotgun sequence genomic DNA:
aaaaatgactatagaatattaataaaactattttttgtaattttcgttctttaataaagacaaaaatatgacgtaatatttttgtatttttcaaaattataatgactgcaaacattgatagaactatattttttgtaattttcgaatttatataaagtaccaaaataaagtacaatttttgtatttttcaaatttatgagagatacataaactaaaatttatatatattttttgaaatttttctttttgcaacgaaataaagtaaaatagttaaaatagctatactagtcctaaattagatatttaagcttaagaacgtaaaaattcccggggagggtcaaaaatcacgtgcttacaaccgcTCCTACCGCCACATCattagcatcacacatgagctcaaatgttaagctccaatttggtgcggtaatgatgggagtGGTAGTAAACCTATACTTGAGTAGCTCAAATGCTTTCATACAATCTTCATTGAACACAAATTTTGCATcattttccaacaacttgcacaaagggTTCACCACCTTTCAGAAATCCTTGATAAACCGACGGTAGAACCCTGAGTGACCTAGAAAACTCATCactcctttgacagaagtaggaggagggagttttgaTATCACTTTAATTTTTGCTTTATCCACTTCATACCATTCTTGGAGAttttatggccgaggacaatgccctcctcaaccataaaGTGTCACTCTCCCAATTAAGCACCAAGTTAGTCTCTTCACAACGTGCCAAGACTTTATCAATATTAtccaaacattcatcaaaagaatcccccacaacagagaaatcatccatgaaaacctgaAGGAAGTCCTCCACCATATCCGTAAATATTGCCATCATACACTGCTGAAAAGTAGCAAGTGCATTATatagaccaaatggcatccttGAGAATGCAAATGTGCCATACGaacaagtgaaggtggtcttctcttggtctttaGGTGCAATAAGAATCTGCTTATACCCGGaatacccatccaaaaagcagtAATAAGCACGTCCGGCTAACCTATCCAACATTTGATCAAGAAATGGAAGCGGAAAATGGTCTTTCCGAGTCACTTTGTTGAGCTTCCtataatccatgcataccctccagcCGGTGACAGTTCTTGTAGATATCaactcattgttgtcatttgtaATCACAGTCATGCCCCATCTTTGGAAAACATTGTACCggtgaagtccatgaactatcagaaATAGGGTAGACAATACcagcatccaaccatttgatgaCCTCTTTCTTGATGAGCTCTTACATGGCCTCattcaaccttctttgatgttccacggagggtttggcatcctcctccaatatgattttgtgcatgcaaaaggcggggcttataccccgaatatctgCCAATGTCCAACATATTGCTTTCTTCCTCCTTTGGAGCACCGCAAGGGTGgtatctacctgcacgttagttaagcatgaggaaagaataataggtaaagtGGAACAAGGGTCTAAGAACTCATACTTGAGGTGtgaaggcaaaggcttcaactctaATATGGGAGGCTcatcgattgagggctttgttggcaGAGTCTTCcggttctcaaga
This region includes:
- the LOC138876176 gene encoding uncharacterized protein, with protein sequence MEYPLEVVLLNHEVDEKEVLVEYVNALHGMGSYIYEPRKLSLDLENRKTLPTKPSIDEPPILELKPLPSHLKYEFLDPCSTLPIILSSCLTNVQVDTTLAVLQRRKKAICWTLADIRGISPAFCMHKIILEEDAKPSVEHQRRLNEAIWGMTVITNDNNELISTRTVTGWRVCMDYRKLNKVTRKDHFPLPFLDQMLDRLAGRAYYCFLDGYSGYKQILIAPKDQEKTTFTCSYGTFAFSRMPFGLYNALATFQQCMMAIFTDMVEDFLQVFMDDFSVVGDSFDECLDNIDKVLARCEETNLVLNWESDTLWLRRALSSAIKSPRMV